The DNA segment GCATATCGTGCCGCATGGTTCCATGCCCCCTGGGCCAGGCCGAGCATCTGTGCGCCGATGCCGATGCGTCCTTCGTTCAACACTTCGATGGCAATCTTGTAGCCTTTGCCCTCTTCGCCGAACAGGCAATCGGCAGGTACTTCGCAGCTATCGAAGAGGACTTCACATGTGCTTGAAGCGCGAATTCCCAGCTTGTCTTCTTTGCGTCCAACGGTGAGTCCGGCTGCCTCGGCTGGAACAATAAACGCGGTGATCCCGCGATATCCAGCCTGGGGATGCAGATTTGCAAATACCAGGAAGACGCCAGCTTCGCGAGCGTTGCTGATCCAGAGCTTGCGCCCTGAGAGTTTGTAGCCTGTGGGGGTCCGGGTCGCGCGAGTTTCCATGGCAAAGGCATCGGACCCTGAGCCAGCCTCACTCAGCGCATACGAACAGATCATGCCGCCTGCCAGCCTGGGCAGCCATGCCTGCTTCTGCGCTTCCGTTCCCCAGCGGCGGAAGGAGTTCACGCTGAGCGTGTTCTGAATATCGACGACCAGCCCTACGGAGGCGTCCACTTCAGACAGCGCCTCGACGGCGAGAATCGCGTCAAAGAAGCTACCGCCAGCCCCGCCCAGCTCCTCTGGAACCTCGATGCCCATGAGGCCCAGATCTGCGAGCTTTGCGATCAATCCCGGTGCAAATTGCTGCTCCTCATCCATGGATCGCACGAGGGGAGAAACCTCTTCTGCAGCGAACCGGCGAATACTTGCCTGCAGCATCCGTTCGTCTTCTGTTAGCTCTGTCAGAGAATTCGGTGGGAGTGGAGATTGAGATTGCGATAAGGACAAGTGGAACCCTCCAGAGCAGCGTGAAAACATCTCAGGCTATCAGAGGCTGCAAAGGATTGGTCAAGTTATGTCGATCTTGGGTGGTCGATCGGTTTGGGGTAATCGCCCTTCTGCTGGGAGTGGAAGAAGCAGATTCTCTTTGGGAATGACAGCCAGAAGGGCAAGGGCAGCGACAAAGGCAAAGGTAAGGGCAGGGCAAAGGGCTAGAACAAAGCTCTGAACTTCGGATACTGCATGCAAGCTGCCCACACTACCCGATATGAAGAGGCTATCCATTGACTTAGGCGTGTAAAAATTAAGGGAGATAATTCCGCAAGCCTGAATTACACGAGGATGGACATGCCTAATCTGTTTTCCCGGACGTCTCACGCCGTCCAGCTCACGGTTCTTTTGACGTTTTTTTTCGTGGCGAATCACGAGGCTTCCGCACAGCGGCTGCCTCAGAACGTAAAGCCTGAACACTACGCTTTGGCGCTTGCGCCCAATCTCACAGATGCCACTTTTACCGGCAAGGAAGTTATCGACGTTGTAGTGGCGAAGCCAGCCAAGGAAATCACGCTGAACTCTGCTGAGATCAAGTTCGGCGCTGTGACTGCCATTGTTGGTGGCAAGGTTTTGACGGCCCAGGTTTCTGAGGATGTGGACAAGCAGCAGGCAACTCTCCACTTTGCGGAGCAGGTTCCTGCGGGCAAGGTGAAGCTGGCTATCAGTTATACCGGCATTCTCAATAACGAGTTGAGGGGCTTCTATCTTTCCAAAACGGCCAAGCGCAATTATGCCGTTACGCAGTTTGAATCGACGGATGCGCGGCGTGCTTTCCCGAGCTTCGACGAGCCGGCTTTCAAGGCGACCTTTGACGTCACGCTGATCGTGGATAAAGGGGACACGGCTATCTCCAACACCAACATCGTTAAAGATGAGCCTGCGCAGGAGACGGACAAGCACGCGATTACCTTTGCTACTACGCCACGCATGTCCAGCTATCTTCTGGCCTTTCTTGTCGGTGATTTTCAATGCCTCTCGGGCTCGAGCGATGGAGTGCCGATTCGTGTTTGCGCTACGCCGGACCAGGTGCAGTACGGCAAGTTTGCTCTTTCAGCGACGGAATATGTGCTGCATTATTACGACACATATTTTGGCATCAAGTATCCGATGCCTAAGCTGGACATGATTGCGCTGCCTGACTTTGAAGCGGGGGCGATGGAGAACTTCGGCGCTATTACGTATCGCGAAACCGATCTGTTGCTTGACTCCGATCATGCGTCTGTCAGTGCGCAGAAAAATGTAGGCATGGTGGTTGCGCACGAGATGGCTCACCAGTGGTTTGGCGACATGGTCACGATGCAATGGTGGGATAATATCTGGCTCAACGAAGGCTTTGCTTCGTGGATGGAGAACAAGCCGCTGGAGGCATGGAAGCCGGAGTGGCATATCTCTCAGGGAGTTGTCCGCGGCAACCAGGGTACGCTCGATCTCGATGCGCAGCGCATCACTCGCACAATTCGCGCCAAGGCTGATACTCCGGATGAAATCAACGAGATGTTCGACGGGATCAGTTATGGCAAAGCGAGCGCGATGCTGCTGATGGTCGAGAACTATCTTGGCGAAGAGACGTTTCGCAAGGGCGTGCATAACTATCTCAGCGCGCATATGTATGGCAACGCCACTGCGGAAGACTTCTGGTCTGCGCAAACGGCCATTAGTCATAAGCCGATCGACAAGATTATGGATAGCCTGGTATCTCAGCCAGGAGTACCGTTCCTTACCTTTGAGCCGCAGCAGGGAAGCAGTGTCAACGTAGCGCAGACACGCTTCTTCCTGAATGCGAATTCCAAATCCGACAAGCCTGAGGTATGGACTCTTCCTGTCTGCTTCAAGTCTTCGGATAACGCGAATTGCGAGATTCTCAGCCGCGATCGGCAGGCGCTCATTCCGCCTTCAGCGCCATTTTTCTTTGCTAACGCGGAGGGCAAGGGCTATTACCGCACGGCCTATCCTGAGGAGGCATATCGTGCGCTCGTTCAGCATGTGGAAAGTGATCTCAAGCCTGAAGAGCGCATCAGTGTTCTCGGGGATGAGTGGGCTCTTGCTCGCTCGGGCAAGGCTAATGTTGGTTCGTTCCTGGACCTGGTGAGCGCGGTTCGCGGCGACTCCAATGCAGATGTGATTGGCTCTGCTTCGGCAGACCTGACCTCAATCTACAACCGCATTGCAGGCAGCACGGAAGATCGCGATCAATTCTCCACGTGGAGCCGCAATCAATTTACAGATGCTTACAAAAAGCTTGGCGGTCCGCAAGCAGACGATGCTCCTGATACTCGTGAACTACGCGCCGACTTGCTCACGCTTGTGGCAGATCTCGGGCGCGATCCTGAAGCGATTGCCCAGGCAAAATCCATTGCATCGAGCAGCATTGCGGATGAGGCGAGCGTCGATCCTACGCTGGCGCATGCGGCTTTGAGTATTGCGGCTCGCAACGGCGATGCTACGTTCTTCGATCTGCTGCTGAGGCAGAGCAGGACGGCTGCCAATCCGCAGTTGAAATCAAGTGCGCAACATGCGCTTGCACTCTTCAGCGATCCTGCGCAGGAGAAGCGCGCCCTCGATTACTTCGTCTCAAGTGAGGTGAGGAATCAGGATGCGATGCTTCTCATCTCCATTGAACTGCAGAGCCCGGCTACGCAGGATTTCGCGTGGCAGTATGTGCAAGATCACTGGACCGAGGTGAGCCGTCAGTTCACTACCTCTGCAGGTGCTTACCTGGTTGGTGCGACGGGTTCTTTCTGCAGCGAAAACAGGCTGCAGCAGGTTACGAGCTTCTTTGATACGCACAAGGTGGCTGCGTCACAGCATGCGCTTACTCGCGCGAAAAATCAGATCAACGATTGCATCGAGCTTCGTGCGGCGCAGGAGCCAAATCTTAAGTCCTGGCTTACAAAATCGGGGCTTGCAAAATAGGGGAGTGCGAAGCGGTAGAAAATTGGTAGCCAACAAGAAGGGCAGTTATCGCGATGCTTGCGATAACTGCCCTTTGTTCTTAGCTGCTTGTTATTTGTTGTTGAGGCTTAGCTCTTCAGAGCTACTCGAAGATATAACTCGCGCAATTGCTGTTCGCTTACTGGAGTTGGTGCATCCACCATGACGTCGACGGCCTTGGCTGTTTTGGGGAAGGCAATTACTTCGCGCAGGCTGGGAGCGCCGGCGAGCAGCATTGCGATGCGATCCAGCCCGAGCGCGATGCCACCGTGCGGCGGAGTGCCATATTCGAGCGCGTCGAGGAAGAATCCAAAGCGAGACCGCGCATCTTCATCGGAAATTCCCAGCGACTTGAAGATCTGCTGCTGCATGTCCTTGCGATGAATACGAATCGATCCCGAACCGAGCTCGAGCCCGTTCATTGCGAGGTCATAGCAACGTGCTCGTACTGCTGCCGGATCGGTAAAGAGCTTGTCCAGATCGCCCTCGTAGGGAGCGGTAAATGGATGATGGGCAGGCACCCATTGGCCGGACTCGCCGTCATGCTCGAACATGGGGAAATCCGTAACCCAGATGGGCTGGAAGGCTTTGCTTCCGTCAAGCAGAGTTGCGTTTGGATCGGCTGTTTCGACCACGGTAGTGGTGATGCCGAAGGCTCCGTGACGATCTGCATATTTACGCGCGAGTTCAACGCGGAAATTTCCGGCTGCGGAATAGATGGCGATTTCACGCTCGGAAAGACGTCCTGGGATCTTTGTATTCGAAGCCTGAATCGGATGTGCCGGATCGCCTGCGACGACGATGACAAAGTCGTTTTCACCGGCGTTTGTCAGTTGGCGCAGCTTCTCGACGGCAGCGGGAAAACCCTTTTCCAGCCGCTTTAGATCGTCGATGAATTTTGCGCCTTTGCGTTGGTCGAAGAGAGGATGATTGTCCTCGCGCTCCTTGCGGCTGAGCACGCCGACATTGGGAATGCGCAAGGCGATGACGGGCAATGAGGCATCCAGATTGAGGGTGGTTAAATCCTCATCTGAAAACGCTTCGCGGACATCGGTTAGACCGGGCAGCCTCAGGTCGGGCTTATCCACGCCAAACTGGCGGATCGCTTCGTCGTAGGTGATCTGGGGGAACGGCGCGGCGAGTGCGACGCCTGCGGCAGCGAAGCCAGCGACGAGGAACTTTTCCACGACGGCGAAGACCATCTCCTGCTGAGGGAAACTCATCTCCAGATCGATCTGTGTGAACTCAAGCTGGCGGTCTGCGCGCAGGTCTTCATCGCGGAAGCAACGCGCAATCTGGAAGTACTTATCGAAGCCCGAGATCATCAGGATTTGCTTGAAGATCTGCGGCGACTGCGGCAGCGCATAAAATTCGCCTGCATGAATGCGGCTTGGCACGAGGAAATCACGCGCGCCTTCGGGTGTCGACTTGTTCAAAATTGGAGTCTCGATCTCCAGAAAGCCCTGGTCGCTCAGGCTCTGACGCACGGCGAGCGTGACGCGATGGCGAATCCAGAAATTGCGTTGCATCTCGGCGCGGCGCAGATCGAGGTAGCGATACTTGAGGCGCACTTCTTCGTTGGCAATGGCTTCTTCGGCAGGCGAAAAAGGCGCCAGTTTCGCGTCGTTCAAGATGAGAATCTGGGTGGCTTCAATCTCGATCTCGCCGGTCGGCATCTTGGGATTGATCGCGAGTGAATCGCGCAGGCGTACCTTGCCGACGGCGGCTACTACATACTCCGGACGAATTGCTTCGCCCTTGGCGTGGCCCTCGGGAGTGAGGTCGCGATCCAGCACAATCTGCGCAATGCCGCTGCGGTCGCGCAGGTCGAGGAAGATCAGATTTCCGTGATCGCGCCGCCGGTTTACCCAGCCCATCAAAACTACTTGCTTACCAGCGTCGGCTGCGCGCAAATCTCCGCACAGATGTGTCCGTTCCAACTTGCCTAAAAAGTCGAGCACCACAGATCCTTTACTAGTACTTGTTTCGGGATGAAAGGAGAAACGCAGCCAACTCCACGCGCGCAACCTTGCTTTGAACGCCGCTGGCGAAGTCCTTGACGGTAAGAATACCGGATTTTGCCTCGTCCTCGCCGAGCATCACGATGGTCCGCGCTACCTTATCCGCGGCTTCAAATGACTTTTTCAAGCGGAACGATCCGTCGCCCAGCTCAATCCGGAGGCCGGGCCGATCCGGTTGGCTGCGGCGAAGTTCGCGTGCGAGTTCGAGTGCAGCGGCATTCTGCGCCTCGCCCAGCGGAGCGATATAGGCGTCGGCGAGCTCTGCTTTGGCTGCTTCGACGGCTTGCAGGGTCAGCACGAGACGGTCTTCGCCCATGGCAAAACCAATGCCGGGAGCTTTGGGTCCGCCGATCAGTTCGCTCAGCCCGTCATAGCGGCCGCCGCCGAGCAGCGCGTTTTGCGCACCGAGGCCGCCGTGCGTGAATTCGAAGGTGGTTCGCGTGTAGTAGTCGAGGCCGCGCACCAGGCGGTGATCGCGGGTGTAGGGAACGCTTGCTGCGTCCAGTGCGGCGCAGACTGCGGCGAAGTGAGCTTTGGAGTCTTCATCCAGGGAGTCGGCGATCCTGGGCAGGGCGTCGATGAACGGCTGATCTTCCGGCACCTTGCAATCGAGGACGCGCAGAGGATTGGTGACGGCGCGGCGCTGGCAGTCCACGCACATCTGGGAGACGATCGGGGCCAGCGCTGCTTTGAGCGTCTCGATGTATTTGGGGCGGTCGCTGGCTGAGCCGACGGAGTTGATCTTTAGCGTCCAGCCGGAGATACCCAGTTCATCGAGCAGGGTTGAAAGCATTTCGAGCACTTCGGCATCGCGCAGGGGCGACTCGGAGCCGGCGGAAACGGGTCCGATGACCTCCGCGCCGATCTGTGAAAACTGCCGGTAGCGGCCTTTTTGCGGGCGTTCGCGGCGGAACTGCGGGCCGATGTAATAGAGCTTCTGCAACTGGCCGGTTTCGCCGAGCTTGTGTTCGATGTAGGCGCGCACCACGCCGGCGGTGTTTTCGGGGCGAAGGGTTAGCTGCTGCGTCTTTTCGGATTGTGCGCGGGCACGATCTTCCCAGGTGTACATTTCCTTGGAGACGATATCGGTTTCTTCGCCTACGCCGCGGGAAAACAGCGCCGTATCTTCAAAGACCGGTGTGCGAATCTCACCGAAGTTATACCGTTCAAAGACGGACCGGGCGGTCGCCTCAATCCGATTCCAAAGCCCTGTCTCCGCGGGTAAAAGATCCCGCGTGCCGCGTACTGCTTTCAATGTGGTCATAGCTTTTCCAGTCTAAATGGCGGGTCAAACATGCGGGCTAGGCGGGCAGGGAAGCCTACAGACCGGCCAGGATTCCATCCCAGAGATTGATGCGCGCCTGCAGGGCTGATTCTGCTGCGTTTGCGGCTTCTTCCCAGAGTTGCTCGTCGTTGCCGCAGAGATCGGCTACCATTCGCAGGGAAAGTGGGCCGTGGTCTTCGCCGTCGACCTCGATGTGACGTTCGAGATACCAGAGGAACTTTGCGAATTGTCCGTTCCTCTGTGCATCCAAGTCGCGAACGAAGCTGCGAAACATATCGGGGATTACGTCTTCGCGGCCGAATGTGAAGGCGGCGGCGATGGTGTGCACTTGGCCGGAAGAGATCCGTTCAAAGGTGGAAGTTACGAACTGCTTTGCCGGTACGGGTAGCCCCGGACTGTTTAAATGCCCGCTTAAATTCAGATTTTCGGGGGTGGATGTTCCATGCGCTACTTCTGTGAGCAGGGCCTGAATCGCGGCGGTATCTGCTCCTGACTCCTGCATCGCTTCGAGATAGAGTTCGAAGTGGCTGATGGCGCGATCCTGGTAGAGGTCGCTCTCTTCGCCGAGTACGATCTCGTTGATAAACCGACGGCTGGCTGGCCAGGGCGTCGGCTGCCAGGGAACGGTAACGCAGGTCAGCCGCGCCTGGAGAGCCTTGAGCAGGGACATGAAATCCCAGACGGCAAATACGTGCGATTCCATGAAGATTTGCAGGTCTCTCGGCTTCTGGATACGCGAGTAAAGCGGATGCTCCGCGAGCCGGGCGCGAACCGGGGCTATGCGTGCGGCGATCAGGTCAATCGAAGGGGCAGAAATTAATGGATACACGCTTTCATTATCTCTAACCTGGTGAAACCTATACATTCTCCCGGCATCGAACCATCCATGGAATACCGTTTACTAGGGGGCTCCGGCCTCAAAGTCTCTGCATTAAGTTTTGGCACCGGCACGTTCGGCGGCGCCAATGAGTTCTTCCAAGCCTGGGGGAACACCGATGTAGCCGAAGCTCGTCGCCTCATTGATATCTGTTTTGAGGCTGGAATCAATCTTTTCGACACTGCCAATATCTACTCGAAGGGCGTTTCAGAAGAGATCCTCGGCAAAGCTCTGGAAGGTAAGCGCGACAAGGCTCTTATTTCGACCAAGGCTACGTTTGCGATGGGCGACGGCCCGAATGACAAGGGCTCCTCTCGCTACCACCTCACCAGTGCGCTTGAGGCCAGTCTGCGCCGCCTCAATACCGATTACGTGGATATTTATCACCTCCACGGCTTTGACGCGCTGACGCCTGTCGAGGAAACGCTGGATACGCTCAACAAATTTGTTCGTGAGGGCAAAGTTCGCTACATTGCCTGCTCCAATTTTTCCGGCTGGCATTTGATGAAGTCCCTGGCGGTTGCCGAGCGTTATGGTTTGACTCGCTACGTTGCACACCAGGTTTATTACTCCCTCATTGGCCGTGAATATGAGTGGGAGCTGATGCCGCTTGGGCTGGACCAGAAAGTGGGCGCTCTTGTGTGGAGTCCGCTTGGATGGGGACGTCTTACGGGCAAGCTGCGTCGTGGTCAGCCGCTGCCGGAGACCAGCCGGCTGCATAAGACTGCGGATTACGGCCCGCAGGTTCCGGAGGAATATCTCTATACGGTTGTGGATGCTCTGGATGCGGTTGCTGCTGAAACGGGCAAATCCGTGCCGCAGGTCGCTTTGAACTGGCTTCTGCAGCGTCCTACGGTGTCTTCGGTCATTATCGGGGCACGCAACGAGGAGCAGTTGCGTCAGAATATTGCGGCTGCCGGGTGGAATCTCACTGCCGAGCAGGTTGCTCAACTGGATCGGGCGAGCCAGCAGCCGCCGATCTATCCTTACTGGCATCAGCGGCAGTTTACTGAGCGCAATCCGCTGCCGGTTGCTTTGCCTCCCGAGCTGGAAAAAGAGGAAAAGTAGTCTCAGATCGGGGGCAGGAATGCTCCCGATTTGTTTTGCGGCGCTTGACATGGCCGCTCAAACATTTAAAACATTCCCCGCGGGGAACCTTGGCTGGCGATACAATCTAAGTACCGGTCAATTTATTGGCTTAGTATCACCTTGAGGAACCAACGGATGCCCCCAGTAGCAACGAACCTTCCGGAAACAGATTCTGCAGTAGCCACACAGGTTGGCTCAGCCGCCAGTCGCCGTGCAACCACCGCCGCACGCGAAGAAGTACGCATGGGCCGCGAAGCCAACTATGGCGGAATCAACTGGGTGACAGCGTTGTTTATCGGCGCTTTCCATATTGGAGCCGTTGTCGCGCTTTTCTATTTCAGCTGGAGCCGCCTGGCCGTGGCTCTCGTCCTCTGGGTTCTGGCGATCAATGTCGGAATCGGTGTCTGCTATCACCGCCTGCTCACGCATCGCGGTTTCCAGACCCCCAAGTGGATCGAGTACCTCATGACCATTTGTGCCACGCTGGCGCTTGAGGGCGGTCCGATTTTCTGGGTAGCAGTTCATCGCGTTCATCATCAGCACAGCGATCACACCGGCGATCCGCACACTCCTAAAGAGGGTCCGTGGTGGGCGCACATCGGCTGGATGGTTCTCGGCAAGTCTATGCATGCCAAGACTTCTTCCCTTGCCCGCTATGTTCCCGATCTTGCCCGCGATCGCTTCCATCTCTGGATGAGCAAGTATCACTGGGTTAGCCTGGTGGCCTGCGGAGTGGTTCTTTTCGGCCTCGGCTCGTGGATCGACCACGGTGTCATGGGTGGCGTCAAGATGGTTCTCTGGGGTGTCTTCCTGCGCGTAACGCTGGGTTTGCACGCTACCTGGCTGGTGAATTCGGCCACGCATCTCTGGGGCAGCCGCCGTTTTGAAACCCGCGATGATTCGCGCAACAGCTTCTGGGTTGCGATGATCACGGGCGGCGAGGGCTGGCACAACAATCATCATGCGCACCCCGTTTCGGCGCGTCATGGACTGACCTGGTACGAGATTGACCCTAACTTCTACATCATCTGGGCGCTTTCCAAGCTCGGTCTGGCGAAGAAGATCCAGGTGGCCCGCTATGACAAGGCCAATCCCAAGCCGGCTGGCACCGCGCACTAAGGGCAGGGAATCCGGTACTGCCAAAGTTCTTCTGATTTGAAATCAATGAAAAGCGCCTGCTACTTAGCAGGCGCTTTTTGTTTTGCTTATTTCAGGCTGCTATTTGGGATGGCCGGGCGCTGATTGCTCTAGCGTCCGGTCTCTCGCAGATAGATTGCTGTGTAATCCACGTAATTGCGTGCGTAGGTCAGGATTAGTTCGCGGTCTTTATCTCCGAGTTCGCGGCGCATTTTGGCTGGAATGCCGGTCCAGAGTGTTCTGGGTGGAATGATTGTTCCTTCAGGAACGACGGCGCCCGCTGCGATAATCGATCCTTCGCCGACTCGGGCATTGTTCAGCACGGTGGCATTCATGCCGATCAGGACTGCATCTTCCAGTACGCATCCATGCACCGTGGCATTGTGGCCAATCGTGACCCAGTCGCCTACGGTCACGGAGTAAAGATGCCGCTGTCCGTGCAGCACGGCGCAGTCCTGCACGTTGGATTGAGAACCAATCCGGATTGAGTTCACGTCTCCGCGAACGACTGCATTCATCCAGATGCTCGATCGTTCGCCAATCTCGACATCGCCGATAACCTGCGCGGAAAGATCAACATAGCTGCTGCCTGGAATAACGGGCTGATGTCCCTGAAAGCTCCGAATCATAAATATGCTGCCTCCTGTATGCAGAAATCAGTCTATCGAAACTCCGGGCAAACTATGTCACAGGGGCGAGATTGGTCGGATTACGAAAAATCCCGTATTCTAAGAGGAGCCATTTGGCGAGGTAGGGGGTGTATTCATTTGGCAGAGGTTCGTGTGCAAGAAGGCGAGCCGCTTGAAAATGCGCTCCGTCGGTTTAAGCGGAAGGTTCAGCAGGAAGACATCATCAAGGAAGTCAAACGTCACTCCTACTACCTGAAGCCCGGCGAGAAGCGTCGCGTCAAGGAAGCACTGGCGCGTAAGCGGAATCGTAAGAAGGCTCGTAAAGAGCAGGACTAATTGCAGTTGCAGCAACCAGCCAGCGGCCATATACGCCGCTGATTTGGAATCAATCCCCAGAGGCCGGATCGGTCTCTGGGGATTTTGATTTTTGATTCAAGTTTGACTCGACTCAAGTTTGACTCAAGAATGGCCTGGTGTAGTGCGTGGCCGGTGTGGGGTCTAGTTCACGTCGTCCGCGGTGTATACCTGCACTGGCCTTGTCGACAACTGTGGATCGAGGATCAACACGGTGCGTACTTCGCCGCCAACCAGGGCAAACACGCCTGAGGTGTAAATCGTGGTCGCGGTGATGGTAAGCTTCGTGCCGGCCGGAGCGATCACCATGTACAGGCTCGAAGAGGGAATCGCCACGTAGTCTGAGATTGCATTGGCTGCCAATCCGACGATGATTGGCTTGGCGGTCGCGTACACGGTCGCTGAAGTGCCCGGCAGAAAATAGATGTCTACCGCG comes from the Acidicapsa ligni genome and includes:
- a CDS encoding acyl-CoA dehydrogenase family protein, whose product is MFSRCSGGFHLSLSQSQSPLPPNSLTELTEDERMLQASIRRFAAEEVSPLVRSMDEEQQFAPGLIAKLADLGLMGIEVPEELGGAGGSFFDAILAVEALSEVDASVGLVVDIQNTLSVNSFRRWGTEAQKQAWLPRLAGGMICSYALSEAGSGSDAFAMETRATRTPTGYKLSGRKLWISNAREAGVFLVFANLHPQAGYRGITAFIVPAEAAGLTVGRKEDKLGIRASSTCEVLFDSCEVPADCLFGEEGKGYKIAIEVLNEGRIGIGAQMLGLAQGAWNHAARYAQQRKQFGKAIVEFQAVQFVLAEMATEIAAARLMVYNAARRKDAGLSYVTEAAMTKYFVSQIAERVASQCVEVFGGNGYVRDYPAEKYFRDAKIGKIYEGTSNMQLMTIAKQLLSEPVKV
- a CDS encoding M1 family metallopeptidase, encoding MPNLFSRTSHAVQLTVLLTFFFVANHEASAQRLPQNVKPEHYALALAPNLTDATFTGKEVIDVVVAKPAKEITLNSAEIKFGAVTAIVGGKVLTAQVSEDVDKQQATLHFAEQVPAGKVKLAISYTGILNNELRGFYLSKTAKRNYAVTQFESTDARRAFPSFDEPAFKATFDVTLIVDKGDTAISNTNIVKDEPAQETDKHAITFATTPRMSSYLLAFLVGDFQCLSGSSDGVPIRVCATPDQVQYGKFALSATEYVLHYYDTYFGIKYPMPKLDMIALPDFEAGAMENFGAITYRETDLLLDSDHASVSAQKNVGMVVAHEMAHQWFGDMVTMQWWDNIWLNEGFASWMENKPLEAWKPEWHISQGVVRGNQGTLDLDAQRITRTIRAKADTPDEINEMFDGISYGKASAMLLMVENYLGEETFRKGVHNYLSAHMYGNATAEDFWSAQTAISHKPIDKIMDSLVSQPGVPFLTFEPQQGSSVNVAQTRFFLNANSKSDKPEVWTLPVCFKSSDNANCEILSRDRQALIPPSAPFFFANAEGKGYYRTAYPEEAYRALVQHVESDLKPEERISVLGDEWALARSGKANVGSFLDLVSAVRGDSNADVIGSASADLTSIYNRIAGSTEDRDQFSTWSRNQFTDAYKKLGGPQADDAPDTRELRADLLTLVADLGRDPEAIAQAKSIASSSIADEASVDPTLAHAALSIAARNGDATFFDLLLRQSRTAANPQLKSSAQHALALFSDPAQEKRALDYFVSSEVRNQDAMLLISIELQSPATQDFAWQYVQDHWTEVSRQFTTSAGAYLVGATGSFCSENRLQQVTSFFDTHKVAASQHALTRAKNQINDCIELRAAQEPNLKSWLTKSGLAK
- the aspS gene encoding aspartate--tRNA ligase, producing the protein MLDFLGKLERTHLCGDLRAADAGKQVVLMGWVNRRRDHGNLIFLDLRDRSGIAQIVLDRDLTPEGHAKGEAIRPEYVVAAVGKVRLRDSLAINPKMPTGEIEIEATQILILNDAKLAPFSPAEEAIANEEVRLKYRYLDLRRAEMQRNFWIRHRVTLAVRQSLSDQGFLEIETPILNKSTPEGARDFLVPSRIHAGEFYALPQSPQIFKQILMISGFDKYFQIARCFRDEDLRADRQLEFTQIDLEMSFPQQEMVFAVVEKFLVAGFAAAGVALAAPFPQITYDEAIRQFGVDKPDLRLPGLTDVREAFSDEDLTTLNLDASLPVIALRIPNVGVLSRKEREDNHPLFDQRKGAKFIDDLKRLEKGFPAAVEKLRQLTNAGENDFVIVVAGDPAHPIQASNTKIPGRLSEREIAIYSAAGNFRVELARKYADRHGAFGITTTVVETADPNATLLDGSKAFQPIWVTDFPMFEHDGESGQWVPAHHPFTAPYEGDLDKLFTDPAAVRARCYDLAMNGLELGSGSIRIHRKDMQQQIFKSLGISDEDARSRFGFFLDALEYGTPPHGGIALGLDRIAMLLAGAPSLREVIAFPKTAKAVDVMVDAPTPVSEQQLRELYLRVALKS
- the hisS gene encoding histidine--tRNA ligase translates to MTTLKAVRGTRDLLPAETGLWNRIEATARSVFERYNFGEIRTPVFEDTALFSRGVGEETDIVSKEMYTWEDRARAQSEKTQQLTLRPENTAGVVRAYIEHKLGETGQLQKLYYIGPQFRRERPQKGRYRQFSQIGAEVIGPVSAGSESPLRDAEVLEMLSTLLDELGISGWTLKINSVGSASDRPKYIETLKAALAPIVSQMCVDCQRRAVTNPLRVLDCKVPEDQPFIDALPRIADSLDEDSKAHFAAVCAALDAASVPYTRDHRLVRGLDYYTRTTFEFTHGGLGAQNALLGGGRYDGLSELIGGPKAPGIGFAMGEDRLVLTLQAVEAAKAELADAYIAPLGEAQNAAALELARELRRSQPDRPGLRIELGDGSFRLKKSFEAADKVARTIVMLGEDEAKSGILTVKDFASGVQSKVARVELAAFLLSSRNKY
- a CDS encoding DUF3050 domain-containing protein, whose amino-acid sequence is MYPLISAPSIDLIAARIAPVRARLAEHPLYSRIQKPRDLQIFMESHVFAVWDFMSLLKALQARLTCVTVPWQPTPWPASRRFINEIVLGEESDLYQDRAISHFELYLEAMQESGADTAAIQALLTEVAHGTSTPENLNLSGHLNSPGLPVPAKQFVTSTFERISSGQVHTIAAAFTFGREDVIPDMFRSFVRDLDAQRNGQFAKFLWYLERHIEVDGEDHGPLSLRMVADLCGNDEQLWEEAANAAESALQARINLWDGILAGL
- a CDS encoding aldo/keto reductase, which encodes MEYRLLGGSGLKVSALSFGTGTFGGANEFFQAWGNTDVAEARRLIDICFEAGINLFDTANIYSKGVSEEILGKALEGKRDKALISTKATFAMGDGPNDKGSSRYHLTSALEASLRRLNTDYVDIYHLHGFDALTPVEETLDTLNKFVREGKVRYIACSNFSGWHLMKSLAVAERYGLTRYVAHQVYYSLIGREYEWELMPLGLDQKVGALVWSPLGWGRLTGKLRRGQPLPETSRLHKTADYGPQVPEEYLYTVVDALDAVAAETGKSVPQVALNWLLQRPTVSSVIIGARNEEQLRQNIAAAGWNLTAEQVAQLDRASQQPPIYPYWHQRQFTERNPLPVALPPELEKEEK
- a CDS encoding acyl-CoA desaturase; the protein is MPPVATNLPETDSAVATQVGSAASRRATTAAREEVRMGREANYGGINWVTALFIGAFHIGAVVALFYFSWSRLAVALVLWVLAINVGIGVCYHRLLTHRGFQTPKWIEYLMTICATLALEGGPIFWVAVHRVHHQHSDHTGDPHTPKEGPWWAHIGWMVLGKSMHAKTSSLARYVPDLARDRFHLWMSKYHWVSLVACGVVLFGLGSWIDHGVMGGVKMVLWGVFLRVTLGLHATWLVNSATHLWGSRRFETRDDSRNSFWVAMITGGEGWHNNHHAHPVSARHGLTWYEIDPNFYIIWALSKLGLAKKIQVARYDKANPKPAGTAH
- a CDS encoding gamma carbonic anhydrase family protein, producing MIRSFQGHQPVIPGSSYVDLSAQVIGDVEIGERSSIWMNAVVRGDVNSIRIGSQSNVQDCAVLHGQRHLYSVTVGDWVTIGHNATVHGCVLEDAVLIGMNATVLNNARVGEGSIIAAGAVVPEGTIIPPRTLWTGIPAKMRRELGDKDRELILTYARNYVDYTAIYLRETGR
- the rpsU gene encoding 30S ribosomal protein S21; the encoded protein is MAEVRVQEGEPLENALRRFKRKVQQEDIIKEVKRHSYYLKPGEKRRVKEALARKRNRKKARKEQD